In a single window of the Podospora pseudocomata strain CBS 415.72m chromosome 2 map unlocalized CBS415.72m_2, whole genome shotgun sequence genome:
- the AGC1 gene encoding mitochondrial aspartate-glutamate transporter agc1 (EggNog:ENOG503NUHH; COG:C), translated as MSKVTVVKEVVKETLVGSTEPQELSAQTKARFIKHAIKEDGAEPYLGPDEFINAVAPPSEDYHKIKREQYSILFHVADRSNKGKVTLADWGYFENLLTKPDAEYEIAFRLFDIERLGKVKYEDFRRLYELNKGPDSIPFDWECDWAKLYIGSKAKHSMDYQQFSQMLRGLQGERVRQAFQHLDKDGDGYIEPEEFERIIKETARHKLSDYLLENLSTLCNISQGSKISYANVRAFQNMIHEMDLVELIIRRACAKSTDGKITRTEFLNQAVKITRFSLFTPMEADILFHFASLDEPSGRLGLKDFKKVLDPSWRSRQGDEDAVRAVTETTRSAGQKFLAQGLESAYGFALGSIAGAFGAFMVYPIDLVKTRMQNQRGANPGQRLYNNSIDCFKKVIRNEGFRGLYSGVLPQLVGVAPEKAIKLTVNDLVRGWFTTKDKQIWWGHEVIAGGAAGGCQVVFTNPLEIVKIRLQVQGEVAKSLEGAPRRSAMWIIRNLGLVGLYKGASACLLRDVPFSAIYFPTYSHLKKDLFGESQTKKLGILQLLTAGAIAGMPAAYLTTPCDVIKTRLQVEARKGDTQYTGLRHAAKTIWKEEGFRAFFKGGPARIMRSSPQFGFTLAAYELLQTAFPFPGKGKAEVATGVADVVQTLKEKHPDSPFYRSRNALKILLDLDENFGRAPLGVNAKGWQTLPGWMQNPVKSS; from the exons ATGTCCAAGGTCACCGTCGTGAAGGAGGTCGTCAAGGAGACGCTGGTTGGGTCAACAGAACCTCAAGAGCTCTCGGCCCAGACCAAGGCGCGCTTCATTAAGCATGCCATCAAGGAAGATGGCGCCGAGCCCTACCTCGGCCCTGACGAGTTCATCAACGCTGTTGCCCCTCCGTCGGAGGATTAC CACAAGATCAAGCGGGAACAGTACTCGATCCTGTTCCATGTTGCCGACCGATCGAACAAGGGCAAGGTGACGCTCGCCGACTGGGGTTACTTTGAGAACCTTCTCACCAAGCCCGATGCCGAATATGAGATCGCCTTCCGCCTCTTCGACATTGAGCGCCTCGGGAAGGTCAAGTACGAGGACTTTCGCAGGCTGTACGAGCTGAACAAGGGGCCAGATAGCATCCCATTCGACTGGGAGTGTGACTGGGCGAAGCTTTATATCGGTAGCAAGGCGAAACACAGCATGGACTACCAGCAGTTCTCGCAAATGCTGCGCGGTCTGCAGGGTGAGCGTGTCCGCCAGGCTTTCCAGCATCTGGACAAGGACGGCGATGGCTACATCGAGCCCGAGGAGTTTGAGCGCATCATCAAGGAAACCGCGAGGCATAAGCTCTCGGACTACCTCCTCGAGAACCTGAGCACTCTGTGCAACATTTCTCAGGGTTCCAAGATTTCCTACGCCAACGTACGAGCTTTCCAGAACATGATCCACGAGATGGACCTCGTCGAACTCATCATCCGCCGTGCTTGCGCCAAGAGCACCGACGGCAAGATCACCAGGACCGAGTTCCTCAACCAGGCCGTCAAGATCACCCGCTTCTCGCTCTTCACCCCGATGGAGGCCGATATCCTCTTCCACTTCGCCAGCCTTGATGAGCCATCTGGCCGTCTTGGCCTGAAGGACTTCAAGAAGGTGCTCGACCCATCATGGAGGAGTAGacagggagatgaggatgccGTCCGTGCCgtcaccgagaccaccaGGTCGGCCGGCCAAAAGTTCCTCGCCCAGGGTCTCGAGTCCGCCTACGGCTTCGCTCTCGGCAGTATCGCCGGTGCTTTTGGTGCCTTCATGGTGTACCCCATCGATCTCGTCAAGACTCGCATGCAGAACCAGAGAGGTGCCAATCCCGGCCAGCGGCTGTACAACAACTCGATCGACTGCTTCAAAAAGGTCATCCGCAACGAGGGTTTCCGCGGGCTGTACTCTGGTGTCCTCCCACagcttgttggtgttgcCCCAGAAAAGGCCATCAAGCTGACCGTCAACGATCTCGTTCGTGGATGGTTCACCACTAAGGATAAGCAGATCTGGTGGGGCCACGAGGTCATCGCCGGTGGTGCTGCCGGTGGTTGCCAAGTCGTTTTCACCAACCCTCTCGAGATTGTCAAGATTCGTCTTCAGGTTCAAGGTGAGGTCGCCAAGTCGCTCGAGGGTGCTCCTAGACGGTCGGCCATGTGGATCATCCGCAACCTTGGTCTCGTCGGTCTGTACAAGGGCGCTTCCGCCTGCCTGCTCCGCGATGTGCCATTCTCGGCCATCTACTTCCCAACCTACTCCCACCTGAAGAAGGACCTCTTTGGCGAGTCCCAGACCAAGAAGCTCGGTattcttcagctcctcacTGCCGGTGCCATCGCCGGTATGCCCGCCGCCTATCTCACCACCCCATGCGACGTCATCAAGACCCGTCTCCAGGTCGAGGCCCGCAAGGGTGACACCCAGTATACCGGCCTCCGCCACGCCGCCAAGACCatctggaaggaggagggcttcCGTGCCTTCTTCAAGGGCGGTCCTGCCAGAATCATGCGTTCGTCGCCACAGTTCGGTTTCACCCTTGCCGCGTACGAGTTGCTCCAGAcggccttccccttccctggcaagggcaaggccgaggtGGCGACTGGTGTTGCGGACGTTGTGCAGAcgctcaaggagaagcaccCTGACAGCCCATTCTACCGGTCGAGAAACGCGCTCAAGATTCTGTTGGATCTGGATGAGAACTTTGGACGTGCGCCGTTGGGAGTGAATGCGAAGGGGTGGCAGACGCTGCCTGGGTGGATGCAGAACCCGGTGAAGAGCTCGTaa
- a CDS encoding uncharacterized protein (EggNog:ENOG503P5UM), whose amino-acid sequence MPLLLSITTTPPPPPKPKISLLSLPLELRLEIYTHLLHLPLPPHSGEESPPYRSTTPPLSTFAEKPKIWTAILYVSRQIYIESHPLLYKSNTFSAHPTLLTSSPTLYPSSKAYKTPLAIPLPPLPPPPPTTTTPQQDRPFTPPSQSQNIITIPLSPFISAPTNPPSISPAYIPLIRKWRLRIKLDSPAPWSEDLVREVFTGVGELTLDVWQSSFWGGVGVRTLKGFEGVRGVGRVRVRGMLGGFEGYRGWLEGIMGEGVGVREGEVYEGRDEEERRRLRGWS is encoded by the exons atgccACTCCTCCtaagcatcaccaccaccccaccaccaccaccaaaaccaaaaattTCTCTCCTGTCACTACCACTGGAGCTCAGACTAGAAATCTAcacccatctcctccacctacCACTGCCCCCACACTCAGGCGAGGAATCACCCCCTTATcgatcaacaaccccccctctgTCAACCTTTGCCGAAAAACCAAAAATCTGGACAGCGATTTTATACGTCTCCCGACAAATCTACATCGAGAGTCACCCCCTCTTGTACAAGTCAAACACCTTCTCCGcccaccccaccctcctcaccagctccCCTACTTTGTATCCTTCCTCCAAGGCATATAAAACCCCCCTTGcgatccccctcccaccactaccaccaccaccaccaaccacaa caacaccccAACAAGACCGACCATTCACCCCCCCGTCCCAATCCCAGAACATCATCACAATCCCTTTATCCCCCTTCATCTCCGCCCCGACAAACCCCCCCTCTATATCACCTGCCTACATCCCCCTGATAAGGAAATGGAGGCTTCGGATAAAACTGGACAGTCCAGCTCCGTGGTCTGAGGAtctggtgagggaggtgttcACGGGAGTGGGGGAGTTGACGTTGGATGTGTGGCAGAGTTCtttttggggtggggtgggtgttAGAACCCTAAAAGGGTTCgaaggggtgaggggggtggggagggtgagggttagggggatgttgggtgGCTTTGAGGGCTACCGGGGGTGGCTGGAGGGGAtcatgggggagggggttggggttcgggagggggaggtatatgaagggagggatgaggaggagaggaggaggttaagGGGATGGAGTTGA